A stretch of DNA from Tigriopus californicus strain San Diego chromosome 11, Tcal_SD_v2.1, whole genome shotgun sequence:
GATCTATTCACGAGCATTGATGAATTGATCCAACATTATAGACGTCAAGCGGCTGGCCTTCCCACACGACTCAGGTATCTACCCCAAAAACGGAACAGAACATCCCAGTTCAAGGGGCAGTCAGACAAATGCGAAATACTCCAAGATGATTTTGCGATGACGCGTAAACTCGGCGATGGTCATTTTGGAGAAGTCTACGAGGCCGTGTGGAAGCGTCACAACTTGACAATTGCGGTGAAAATGTTGAAGGTATGCCGTCTTCTTACCTGTTTAGAACGTGAGTCTGAGGACAGTCTATTATATCAAAAGTATTAAAAAGGCAAAGTGAATTCGTTTTGCTTATTTTGGAGACTCCCTAGCTATTTTTCTGCAGAACAAACTGATGATAGAGGTTTCCTAGCGTTTCCGTTAAAATCTGGAAACGCTGAGCATTAGTATGGACCACTTCTCGAATTGCACATAGACGAAGGCATTTTAATATTGATTCGTTGTTGTTGGTGATTCGAAGATATATCTCTAGCTGGAACTGAAGAAATTCTTGTTGTCTGTTTAGTTCAAATAATTCCAAGAAATGTCAAGCCAGAGAACATAAAGGCTAAGTTTGAGACCAAAAAGTGCTAAAACGAGCTCGATTCAAGCCATTCCTAATAGTCTGCAAAACAGCAAAATTAACAATGAAGAGACACTCTGAAAAATAACATTTCATGAGTTGTTGGAGGCTACATGATActgtgacaaaaaaatgacagatGGATAGTCACCTGAACATCATTTACCTGAGCTCTTTCTTCAATCACAGTCATCACCTTTCTTATTTACTTACTTATTatgtgccaaaatatgttttgagtGCTCTCCTTTATTTGTGTACATTTCTATCCATGTGTGTGCCAGACTATTTTTCTGCGTGCTTTTCAGAAACTTTGGTGTCCCTGTTTCTGTTTTTGGTGCGtccatttttatttcaccCATGGATGTACAGTGTAATCCGTAGACCTCATAACAAAAAGTTACAACCTGACAAAAACTTTTTAGCTTTCTATAACCATTTTGGGCAGAAAATTAATCCAATAtcccaattttccaactcttttagccatttttctaactttttcaccttttcaacgttttttttaatgccaTTTAACCTTTTTCTAATACCTATCTTCACATCTAAGAACATTCTTAGTCATTTGGCCACCTATCTCCTTAAATAGTACCCTTTTAATCTGTTTTTCCCTCgttgaaggcttttttcttcacttctgTGCatcatgatcagatgaagtaTTCAAGCTGTGGCCAGATCATTTGTTTCGCAACAATATCCAATTCAATTCCCTTCttctgtttgggaaagtcagcaaaacATGATTTTGCGGTTTATCATAGGTTTGATCCATCCAAAAACTATCATCACCATTGAGTGAAGAAAAGCATCCTACCCACAGATCTGTGATCCTACCCAGTAGCACCAGGTTCTAGAAAagaatagcccccttacgctgcatgaaatatgttttacgttctgcactccagagggcgctttgtcattcagcctctaccaaataaagggccgattgggccaattccttgttattgaattatcatgcgtttgtgttgcttttgactacttctatcaaaatcttattttcaattagtgcctcgggtcacataatgtccgggaaagaaattgcgttcaaggcaaggcaagggcagtttatttagcaatctaccctgcctcttcccgttttctttgggccatgTGACGTTGCAATTAAGGGCCCTTATGGGTGACGCCAAAAACggaaaaaggcacaccaaCGCTTTTGACAGTATAAATATTAACAAAAAGGTACAGAAAAAGGAGAGCACACAAAAACAACAGGTTTTGGCACACCACACTTTATTTTTGCATACTGAATGAAGGCACACCAAACTCTATCAAGGCCCACTAAACTCTTCCAAAGGTACGctggacaaaattttggcacaaaaaagagcaaagaagcacaaaagacaaaaacacatcttttgaacatatcaaaAATTTGGCAAGTTGATGATGGTAAAGTGACCAACTGCCCATATGTGAGTACAAAGCAAAAATGGACTTTCAGAAGCTTcttcatgacaaaaatgcACTCTAGCTTAACCCAGTGACCTTAACAACCTCGGATGGGGGAACTACTGCGCAAAGGAGGGCAGCAAAGGCTTCCTGATTTGGcacttgccatttttttcatttactttctGTTGAACCCACATctgtccatttcttttttatgtttgtgTTTGCTAGCTTATTTATTTCCGGAGGTAGAACAAAAAGAGTTACCAGTCCAGTTCTTTATGACGCCCCCGGTAGACATCATTTCCTTGCCCAAGAACTTACCGGGCCGCTCTGGGCTTTGGCCAGATCAAGGACAAACTTATGTGAGTCTCTCCCTGCCTGATTAGACCTGGGTAGAGGGATTGACCTGGCTaatactgatggggatcaaattaataatcacgggttttcacattttcaatggaCTATGACATTACTGTTGGAATGTCCGgaacccgttagttagtctCTAAAATTAACCCTGATTgttcttccgtcaaaccatggtagctttttgctcaaacttaactTTTTGCGTTACAATGGAATCGGCTgatgctttcactttccacgttttctggcaaccttgaatttgaaattgaatttaatCCCACCGCTACTGGTTAGACctactagccctctagttagaGACCCAATCCAGCCCTTTTAGTACACGTAGCCGAGAGTAGAACGACCTGTTCGACCTACCCAACACGGTTGGGTACTGGCAGTCTTCAGGGCAAAGAGATTATAGAAATGGTGGAACCTTCTACTACTAGCTTCTGTTGTACACTGTAGATGATTGGCAGAAGGGGTTTTGAGGAATTTGATAGGTCCAATGTGCTGGCTGACTTTGTTGACTGGGGAAGGCTCACTGCTATGGCCCAAGCACCTCTAAATTATTAAGTTTTTTAGCTTTATTTGTTAGTGATTTATTGAGGAGCACTAGGCTAATTGCCGTTATGTCAAACATTGCAGGAACGAAGTGTTAATTGcttttaagtaaaatgaaaaactcaatggataaccTAGTAAATACAGTTGTTTGCTAACATTTTGCAACAGAAAATTACGCTACAAACAGGAATAAAAAAGGACATTTTTGCCATGGTAGCAAGCTTTTTTGAGACTTTTAGCAATTTCCCGCCATTTTCGTATTTTTCgaacttttttagcctttcccaaatttggaaaaaaatacttcGCCCaaaattgctattttttttcattgtctgTTGATGACACGCCTTCTTGCTGTTGGCGGTAAGAAAATAATGGAGTCACCAAAAGCCTtgtaaacattttttcctcttgcAGTCTGAAGTCAGATTTAAACACTGTGTTCAAAATCGGTTTTGAATACTAGGAGGaacattctttttatttcaggGAATTATGGTGGAATGGTCTCATTTCGACATGATGTGCATGGAGCACTTACAACATCCCAATCTGGTACAACTACTTGGGGTATGCTCTGAAGGATCGCACATCTCCATCATCACTGAATTCCTGTACAAAGGCAATTTATTGAGTTACCTCAAAAACCACACACCAGTCAAGGAGGATTTAACTGTCATGACTTTTATGGCGTTGCAAATTGCGAGTGCCATGGCTTACCTTGAGAGCCGCCCGTTTGGTGTCGTTCATGGGTGAGTGCAACATTGGATGTACAAACTGAAGCTTTCTAAATAGTTGAATTCATGGGTCCAAGCTAGCTAGAACTGTGCATCGGATGCAAATCCGATCAGATTCAGCCATTTTCGAATTCGGATTCAGTTTGGGCGAAcatttcggattcggattcagtCAGATTGAGGTTTTCGAATCCGATCGGATCTGAACCCCATTCGAAATATCAGGATGAACGTAGTTTAATGCgcatttattttccaaaaaagaactCTAACAATAACAATGAGGGACCCgagaaaaaaattaatgagAGAAAAGAGACAACTGACCTTTGCTGATTTTTCAGGTCAAAACTGaggaaaaagtgacaattgaacaaaatgtcatgaaaaattatttttcagcaaaaatatattttctagGTGAGAAGTTTTCATATCTGCCCTCTAGTTATTACTATGGTGGATCCCAGGCACGGTTACTAGCAAGTCCTATTGAATGAAGATAGTCTTGAATATCTTTGACCTCCCCACGGAGCAACAAGTGATTTTGTAGAATGTCATATGCCTAATTTCAGCAAAATGCAATGAGGATAAACGCCGTTTCGACAAGTCATTGAAAGGCCTCATTAATGCCAAAAAAATCGCAGAAGATGTCATTATTTATGATTGAATGCTCGACGGAGAGCATACATACCAAGAGAGTTTGGAGGGTTTTGTACAGGtgccaaaaagcaaaatcaccCTCGGAAGAAAGGGGTGCAGCTATCAAATACCAAAACATGGGTATACTGTTAAC
This window harbors:
- the LOC131890638 gene encoding tyrosine-protein kinase ABL1-like, which translates into the protein MFVVVQDFRPIASDEIPLHKGEFVDILIVGKSPGRWKVRNQDGNVGWVLSKCLSSREVLTEYSWFYGTMTRVEADRLLSEHFRINGAFFVWEREPLAGERYLSLGHNNENYHHEIQSNKDGLVFVRPKDLFTSIDELIQHYRRQAAGLPTRLRYLPQKRNRTSQFKGQSDKCEILQDDFAMTRKLGDGHFGEVYEAVWKRHNLTIAVKMLKGIMVEWSHFDMMCMEHLQHPNLVQLLGVCSEGSHISIITEFLYKGNLLSYLKNHTPVKEDLTVMTFMALQIASAMAYLESRPFGVVHG